In the genome of Acidimicrobiales bacterium, the window CCGCTCGGCGACCGAGAGCTTCGACCGCGTCCTCTTTCTCAGCGCCCACGGCGGGAACGCCGGTCCGCTCGCCGCCGCGGTCGCCCGCCTGCGCGCCGAGGGCCGCGACGTGCGCGCCTTCGCGCCGCGCTTCGGTGGCGACGCCCACGCCGGCCGCACCGAGACCTCGCTCCTCCTGCACCTGAGGCCCCGGCTCGTCCGACCGGGGGCCGAGCCCGGCGACACCCGTCCCCTGGCGGAGCTGCTGCCGGCCCTCCGCCGGGGCGGCGTCACGGCGGTGTCGCCCAACGGGATCCTCGGCGACCCCACGGCCGCGAGCGCGGCCGAGGGCGACGCCCTGCTCGACGTGCTCGCCGCCGACCTCGCCGCCGCCGTGGCGGACTGGCGGCGGGCGCGATGAACGCCGCCGTCGCCGCGCTGCCCGCCGGGTTCCGGATCGCCCTCGACCCGGCCACCCGGCGGGTCGACGACGGCGCCACGCTGATCGGCGGCTTCCCGCTGCGGATCGTCCGCCTCTCGCCCGCCGGGCGGCGCCTCGTCGACCGGTGGGCGGGCGGTGCGCCGGTGGACCAGGCCGGCGGCGCCCAGCGCCTCGCCCGGCGGCTCCTCGATGCCGGGCTGGCCCACCCCCGGCCGGCCGGCGCGCCGCCGCCGTGGGCCCCGGCCGACGTGGCGGCCGTCGTCCCCATCCACGGCGACGCCCGCGACCTCGACCGCACGCTGTCCACCCTGGGCCCCGTCGGCGAGACGCTCGTGGTCGACGACGCGTCGCCGGACGCCGGGGCCATCGCGGCCGTCGCCGCCGTGCACGGTGCGCGCCTCCTGCGGCTCGACCGCAACGTCGGTCCGGCGGCGGCCCGCCAGGTCGGCTGGCAGGCATCGACGCGACCGGTGGTCGCCTTCGTCGACGCCGACGTCGAGCCCGCCGACGGGTGGCTCGGGCCGCTGCTCGCCCACCTCGCCGACCCGCGGGTGGGCGCGGTCGCCCCGCGGGTCGTGCCCGTGGCGCGGCCGGGCACCCCCGCGGGGCTCGCCGCCTACGAGGCCCGCCGCTCCTCGCTCGACCTGGGACCGTTCGAGTCGCCGGTGCGGCCCCGGGCCCGCGTGCCGTACGTCCCGACCGCGGCGCTGGTGGTGCGGCGCGACGCCCTCGAGGCCGTGGGCGGCTTCGACGAGAGCCTGCGCGTCGGGGAGGACGTCGACCTCGTGTGGCGGCTCGACCGGGCCGGCTGGGTCGTGCGCTACGAGCCGTCGGCCCGGGCTCGCCATCCGATGCGAGCGACCTGGTCGGCGTGGGCCCGGCAGCGGTACCGCTACGGCACCTCGGCCCCGGCGCTCGCCCGGCGCCACGGCGGCGCCGTCGCGCCACTGACGGTGTCGGGATGGAGCGCCGCGGCCTGGGCGCTGGTGGTCGCCGGCTCGCCCGCGGCCGGCGTCGCCGTCGGGGCAGGCACCACCGCCGCCCTCGTGCCCAAGCTCCGGTCGCTGCGCCACCCGGTCGCCGAGGCCCTCCGGCTGGCCGGACTCGGCAACCTGTTCGCCGGCCGGCAGGTCGCCGACGCCCTGCGCCGCCCCTGGTGGCCCCTCACGCTGGCGCTGTTCCTCGGCTGGCGGCGGGCGCGTCCGGCGCTCGTCGCCGCCGCCGTCGTACCCGCTCTCGTCGAGCACCGCGAGGCGCGTCCCGACCTGGGCATCGCCGCGTTCACGGCGCTCCGGCTCGCCGACGACGTCGCGTACGGCACCGGCGTGTGGGCCGGCTGCATCACCCGACGCGACCTCACCGCCCTGCTGCCGGCCTTCGCCGGCCGCTTCCCCCCGCCCGACGACGACGACACAGGAGAAGACCATGAAGGACGCCAAGGGAACCCTCCTCGACTACCTGGCCTCGTTCCGCGACCCGGAGAAGGCCGCCAGCCTGTTCGCTGAGGACGGTGTCCTCGAGCTGCCGTACC includes:
- a CDS encoding creatininase family protein; this translates as RSATESFDRVLFLSAHGGNAGPLAAAVARLRAEGRDVRAFAPRFGGDAHAGRTETSLLLHLRPRLVRPGAEPGDTRPLAELLPALRRGGVTAVSPNGILGDPTAASAAEGDALLDVLAADLAAAVADWRRAR
- the mftF gene encoding mycofactocin biosynthesis glycosyltransferase MftF (Members of this protein family, MftF, are glycosyltransferases, members of PF00535 (glycosyl transferase family 2). The encoding gene is found as part of the mycofactocin cassette, in Mycobacterium tuberculosis, many other Actinobacteria, and occasional members of other lineages. Mycofactocin itself, a putative redox carrier, is a heavily modified derivative of the C-terminal Val-Tyr dipeptide of the mycofactocin precursor MftA (TIGR03969).) is translated as MNAAVAALPAGFRIALDPATRRVDDGATLIGGFPLRIVRLSPAGRRLVDRWAGGAPVDQAGGAQRLARRLLDAGLAHPRPAGAPPPWAPADVAAVVPIHGDARDLDRTLSTLGPVGETLVVDDASPDAGAIAAVAAVHGARLLRLDRNVGPAAARQVGWQASTRPVVAFVDADVEPADGWLGPLLAHLADPRVGAVAPRVVPVARPGTPAGLAAYEARRSSLDLGPFESPVRPRARVPYVPTAALVVRRDALEAVGGFDESLRVGEDVDLVWRLDRAGWVVRYEPSARARHPMRATWSAWARQRYRYGTSAPALARRHGGAVAPLTVSGWSAAAWALVVAGSPAAGVAVGAGTTAALVPKLRSLRHPVAEALRLAGLGNLFAGRQVADALRRPWWPLTLALFLGWRRARPALVAAAVVPALVEHREARPDLGIAAFTALRLADDVAYGTGVWAGCITRRDLTALLPAFAGRFPPPDDDDTGEDHEGRQGNPPRLPGLVPRPGEGRQPVR